GCTGCTGAACTCTGCACTATTTCTCCCTGTTGCTGTTTACAAAGGGTCATATATAGACTTTCAATCATACTTTCCGGTTCTATGGCTTTCCATGCCTGATCGCCGTGATCACTGAATAATGCTGCTCCCTGTGCATCATACTCGGTAAACTTCGATATCCGGAACATCTTGGAAAAGCAGCTGAGCTGTATGAATATCAGTGTGTACTTCTTGTCTCCGTAATGAATTCCAAACCTTCGCACATCTTCAGCAACAGTCTCTTCGCTGCTGTTGATTTTTATTAATAACTGCAGCACGGTGTTTTCCCTGTCAAAATACAGTTGATTTCCCGTTTCTGATGTACACAGATACTGCCATTCCCCTTGTGATGTTTCCGGAAAGGCAAATATCACCACAGGAAGAATACTCAGACTGAAGAACAGTAAAAGCCTTTTCATCTCAGATATTTCAGAATTTGTGGTGCTGCAGAATATCCCGGAAGTGTGACGCTTGTTTACACATATCGTTTTCTTTCGGAATGAATTTTCTGCCGCTGTTCCCCCTTACGCAAGAAAATACCAGAAAGGATACAAAAAATCAATCGAAACAAGAAGATTCATGCTACACAGGGAAATATCTGGGTGAGCAATAAGTACGAAATCCGTATTTCTTTTGTTTTTCAGGTACAGAACCTGCAAATATTCTGAGAAAATATTCCTTGTTTCCGAAACATACCTCTCTGTCATGTAATCCACAGTTTTCCGACTGCGAAAGGCATCAGTCTGCTCAATACCTGGATAATGCTGCTCAACTTACAGATTTTTCTGCATTTTTAATATCTCTGCTACCAAAGAGTGAGTTTCATTTACAACCAAAGTTCTAATAATTATAGGTACTATTTATCTGCTAAATTCAAACCATTGAGGAATTGCATGTGTATATAGTTTTGAAGTATAAAATAAAAAAGGAAAAGAATTCTGTTCTTTTGGGGTTAGTTATCTCCTCATGTTTTTGCATGCTTGCATGAGATTGAGAGCACCCTGACAAATGAAATGACATGAGAAATGACTGAAAAGGAAGTCATAGAAATTGTCAAAGAATCCGGATTGTGGGGATCGCTCACGCAGAAAGAGAAGCAGGATGCGATCAGGCATGCCCTGAACATCAGCCATCTCTCCCCGGCAGAGGACAACGCAGATTCTTCGGCAGAAAAGCAATCCCCGGACAGAACTTTGCGGACATTTGGCAGGCTGGAATAACACAGGCATAACGGAATTTGACATACTCCAGCAAAAAACACTCTACCAGGTATGCCTTTGAGACACGGTTTGGGTGTCCAGGGAAAACGGTCTAAAGCCGGACATATAGAGTGTTGCTGGATTCAGGAGGGATGCAGAAAATATGCATCCCTTTTTTCTGTATCCCGGATATCAGACCATAAACTCTTTTTTCAGCCACTCCTTCAGCGTGTTATTCACAGGATACATCCGGCAATATTCACGGCTCTTGTTCTCCTGAATAGCCTCGGCAATCATGTCTTCCGGAACACCCTCAATCTTTGCAATGGTTTCTGCATAGCCCGCAAGGTTCTGTGCCATCAAAAAGAGGCCGGGTGTCTTATCCATAGCTTCTATGTACAGGATGTATCCGGCAGAATAGGGAACTTTTTCCACCCCTTTTTCTGTTACCCTGCATCGCGGCTGCATTAGTTGTTTGGGTTCGAAGTCCCAGAGAATATGTTCGACAATATAGCGGTCTTTTTTCAGAAGATGGAGTGGGAAAACCTGAGCAAACATTGTATTCTGCCTCTTTCCGCCTTATTCCTTCACCGGCCTTCTCTCAGGAACCCGCTGGTGCGGAATTTTTTCCTCGTTCCATTCCCCGGATACGTATAACCTGCAATAGCAGCTTCCGTATTCCTTTATGTCCGGGTCACGGTACACACATGGGCAGATGATATCCGAATCCTTTTCCTTAACGCCGGCTGCAAGACGGCAGGGACAGGAACGGTACCCGTAGCGTGCTTCATTGGTGAGAAGCCCTTGCAGTATGTCAAGGACAAATTCCCTGTCCTTATTGAGCTGTATTCCCTGTGATGCTGCATATTTGCTGAGGATATCGTAAAGCTTTTCTGCAGTCATTGCAAACCCAACGCCTCCTTTATCGCATTTTCATCAATCCCGAGGATTACTTCTTCAATTACAAGGGTCGGATACGTCGCCGCAGGGTTGTACTTCTTGACTTCCTTTGACATGAGCCATTGTTCACCGCTGTCGAGAAGGTCGATCTCCGTCATTTCGTAAGTAATACCGTGGTCGTCAAGAAATTTCTTCACCTGTTTGCATGTCGTACACGTGCTGAGTGAATATAACCGGACTTTCTTTTTCTGTTCAGGCATACCTTCTCCTATGCGTTTCCGATGGGTTTATCAGGATTCTCAAGTCTGAATATCTCCGAACTCGTTATTTCGATGTCTTGCAACATCTCTTCGTGGGCCTTATTAATGATTTCCACAGAAAGCTGCAGGGTGTTCCCGATTTCCTCAAGCGAGGTCCCCTGCACAAAATGCATTTCTGCAATCACGATTTTCAGCGCGTCATCCTCTATATACTGTCTCAGTTCCTCGTTATCAATACTGACCCCACTGCATGACTCATTGAAGCTGAGTCCCGAACGCAACCCTTCCATGATTCGGTTCATAGCCTCATAATAGATCCTGTTTTCTTCTTCAGTATAACTCTTGTAGGAAAACTCTTCCAAATTACCCCTCTTGCTTCTCAAAGATGCAATGCCAGTGAAAAAACCTTTTCTCCTGTAATATCAGCGGGAACAGCCCCTCAATTGAATTGTCAGAAATACTGCGCGTTTTATACATAGAATGTAACACATTGCGTGCTGTTTTATCCATGTATGATAGTATAAAGCAATGGATCCGCTCGGGAAAAAAGAACTGCTGGATTTCTTCGACAGACATCTGAAAGACTTCGGCGATACCCCGCAGGCTGTGAGATGGACGCCGGAAGGACAACTGCGAAGATACGAGACCCTTTTACAGATCTCTGGCGATATTTCGCAGAAAACGATTCTTGATTTCGGCTGCGGCAAAGGCGATTTTTATGGCTTTCTGAAAGGCAGAGGAATCCAGACCGACTACTGCGGCATCGACATCAATAACAGGCTTATTGAGCTAGCAGTGCACAAATACCCTGAAGCGGAATTTATCGCAACGGATATTGATGAGGTCCGTTTCGAGAGAGAGTTCGATGTTGTGTTCATATGCGGTGTTTTTAATCTGCGTGTCGCAGGGATTAAGGAATCGATGCAGGAGGAACTCAAGAAACTTTTCAGAATAAGCAGGGAAGCGCTTCATGTCAATCTCCTCACGTTTTACACTCCCTCCAGATCAGTAGAGCTTTTTTATGTAAAACCTGAAAAGATTCTGGAATTCGCTGTAAGAGAACTGTCTGCATCCGTTACGCTGATACACAGCTGCGAAGATATCTTCCTGTCAGTGTATCATTCATAGAACTGGCGCTTATCCGGGAAGATTGAGGACAGACAGGCTATCTCTTAAATTCCACTCCGACTTTGTAAGAAGATTCATCGACGCTCTGAACCCAACGCACGACCGCGTTCTCGGAATACACTGGAAGTACGCTCTTGATGAGAATCTCCTGTCCCTCTTTCAGGCAGTTTCTTGTATAAAGACAAAGGCCGGAATTGCTGATATCAATTGTTACGCCGCTGCTGACTGTTTCCCTGTTCTCTTCGTTAAGAACATAATCGACCGAATAGACGAAACCGTAACGCAAATGTCTTCTGCCTTCAAGCGGCATGGTAACCTTCCTTTTCCAGATCT
This portion of the Nitrospirota bacterium genome encodes:
- a CDS encoding glutaredoxin family protein; amino-acid sequence: MPEQKKKVRLYSLSTCTTCKQVKKFLDDHGITYEMTEIDLLDSGEQWLMSKEVKKYNPAATYPTLVIEEVILGIDENAIKEALGLQ
- a CDS encoding ferredoxin-thioredoxin reductase catalytic domain-containing protein, with the protein product MTAEKLYDILSKYAASQGIQLNKDREFVLDILQGLLTNEARYGYRSCPCRLAAGVKEKDSDIICPCVYRDPDIKEYGSCYCRLYVSGEWNEEKIPHQRVPERRPVKE
- a CDS encoding PilZ domain-containing protein, which codes for MPLEGRRHLRYGFVYSVDYVLNEENRETVSSGVTIDISNSGLCLYTRNCLKEGQEILIKSVLPVYSENAVVRWVQSVDESSYKVGVEFKR
- a CDS encoding DVU0772 family protein; its protein translation is MFAQVFPLHLLKKDRYIVEHILWDFEPKQLMQPRCRVTEKGVEKVPYSAGYILYIEAMDKTPGLFLMAQNLAGYAETIAKIEGVPEDMIAEAIQENKSREYCRMYPVNNTLKEWLKKEFMV
- a CDS encoding class I SAM-dependent methyltransferase; this translates as MDPLGKKELLDFFDRHLKDFGDTPQAVRWTPEGQLRRYETLLQISGDISQKTILDFGCGKGDFYGFLKGRGIQTDYCGIDINNRLIELAVHKYPEAEFIATDIDEVRFEREFDVVFICGVFNLRVAGIKESMQEELKKLFRISREALHVNLLTFYTPSRSVELFYVKPEKILEFAVRELSASVTLIHSCEDIFLSVYHS
- a CDS encoding SPOR domain-containing protein, with the protein product MKRLLLFFSLSILPVVIFAFPETSQGEWQYLCTSETGNQLYFDRENTVLQLLIKINSSEETVAEDVRRFGIHYGDKKYTLIFIQLSCFSKMFRISKFTEYDAQGAALFSDHGDQAWKAIEPESMIESLYMTLCKQQQGEIVQSSAAERKPLFPDNAKPEIRSPAPAQGENQDQENYSVQIGAFRKVENALFISREFQEKGYVSRISEKHTVNGTLFRVLVGKFRSRSEAAKLVQEIESREHINAIIAMH